The Pigmentiphaga aceris DNA segment CGGCCACACGGTTTGCAGCCAGGAATACCTGGCCTTCATCGGTAATGCCGTAACGCTTGCGTGCGCCTTCGCTGGTCACGCTGACGTGGCCCAGCTCTTCCAGCAAGGTAAGGGTGGGGTAGACGACGCCCGGGCTGGGGCTGTAGGCACCATGAAGACGTTCTTCAATGGCTTTGATGAGTTCGTAGCCGTGGCTGGGCTTGTCGCAGATCAGCTGCAACAACACCAGACGCAGGCCACCGTGGCCGAAGATGCGACCGCCACGGCCACCACCTGTTGCCGCCTTGTCAGCGGCTTCCCATGCACACATGCTTGATCTCGATCTTGTTCAGATATAAAAAGATATATCTAAATTGGATCGAAATCAAGTCGATTCGATAGCAGGAGGGATGCCAGCTGCGCCAGTTGTGCAGCTCAGTGCGTCATTCAGCGCAAGACGATGTGACCCTTTTCAATCACGGCCTTGCCGCCTTCACGCTCTTCCATGAAGGTGCGCTGATGCCCTGCGTAATGCAGCGTCACGCCGGCCTGCACGCCTCGGAAAATCTCGATGCGCGCGTCAGACGTGGGGATCATTTCCTGTTGAATGGCCTTGATCTTGGAATCCAGGGCGAACAGTTCACCCACCACGCTGGAGAACATGCCGCGAATGCGCTCGACCTGCTGTTCGCCGACGTCGGGCCGCTTGTCCAGCACCTCCATCAGCTTGTCGAGCTTGGACTTCTCTTCAAGCAGGCGCACACGTGATTTTTCAACCTCGGCCAGCTTGCCCGCCGCGTGCGGATTCACACCCGCCTGAATCATCGTGGGGGTTCCTGAAGGCGCACCTGCGCGGCCGGCGCGAATGCTCTTCAAGGCGCGAACCTTGCCGCCGATGATGCTGCCGTCGCGTGAACCGGGGCGACCGACCACCACCGATTCACCCGCCAGCACTTCACATTGCCGGATCTCGCGTTCTGCACTGATGCTCTTGCCGGCGCTGACAAAGGCGCTGACCATGAAGCGTGCCTTGATCGAGCCGCCTGCCACGATGTGCGCAATGCGCAGGCTCGGGTTGTCCTGCTCTTCAGTCATGGCGGCGCTTTGCACACCGATGATGCCGCCGTTGACCTTCACGTCGCCACCTGCTTCCACGTGTGCCGCTTCAATGGTCCCGCGCACGGCGATGTCGCCCGTGACGCGCACTTCCATGCCGGCAGTGATGTCACCACGCACTTGCAGGCTGCCGTCGAAATTGATGTTGCCGGTGGTCAGGTCGACCGCTTCAACGGACACCACCGGATCGACCGTCATCCGGTCTCCTGCAAGCTTGGGCACACCCGCAATCGCAGCGCGCAGCAGGTTGGGGTCT contains these protein-coding regions:
- a CDS encoding PadR family transcriptional regulator, yielding MCAWEAADKAATGGGRGGRIFGHGGLRLVLLQLICDKPSHGYELIKAIEERLHGAYSPSPGVVYPTLTLLEELGHVSVTSEGARKRYGITDEGQVFLAANRVAVDALLARMDEAGPAGGRPPQVIRAIENLRMAVRMRLARAPLNDAQIDAIADALDAAARQIERT
- a CDS encoding DUF342 domain-containing protein; translation: MSDSSFHLMLEESTRVLYAEYLATPDAVLPNRDALVQAAAARGWSETAFADPAVTLFLNRCHTATEPFRLPVGEVRDGTFSLELDADHVVVLLELHAPQGGKPVRLSEVREAITKRQITYGLKQVTILDALRAGHCKSLVIAEGTPPVPGMSARFVSLLDELKPSSHDEDENALIDYRNLSHLLLVSPGAPLMRRVPAVQGLPGTDVFGHQIPPPPVSDQPFPNNLAGTKIDEEDPNLLRAAIAGVPKLAGDRMTVDPVVSVEAVDLTTGNINFDGSLQVRGDITAGMEVRVTGDIAVRGTIEAAHVEAGGDVKVNGGIIGVQSAAMTEEQDNPSLRIAHIVAGGSIKARFMVSAFVSAGKSISAEREIRQCEVLAGESVVVGRPGSRDGSIIGGKVRALKSIRAGRAGAPSGTPTMIQAGVNPHAAGKLAEVEKSRVRLLEEKSKLDKLMEVLDKRPDVGEQQVERIRGMFSSVVGELFALDSKIKAIQQEMIPTSDARIEIFRGVQAGVTLHYAGHQRTFMEEREGGKAVIEKGHIVLR